The DNA region AAGACAATACCGAGTAATTTATAAAAACTCTAGCAAATACATCAGTGCATAGGCGTAACCCAATACGGTTCGGTTAAAGGGCAAAGGGAAAAGGGGAAAGGTTTTCAATACATCCTTTACCCTTTACCCCTTACCCTTTCCCCAGACCACAAGGAAAGTGAAAAATGCTTATCCGAACCGTATTGCCTCATCCGCAGCCTTCAAATTTCCTCGACTTAGCCAAGCTCTGGGGTGATAAACTTCCTAATTATAAATTGCTCATGCTCCCATACCAGAATACCGCTTTAAACCTGCACGCCAAAGAAAGCGATTCGCACCCAAAAACACTAATATCCATCCCACCATTGACCCAAACCCTCGCCCTATATCCACGGGTAGCCCTACCAAAAGACTCGCAGGAAAATCGATTAAATAGGGAAAAGGCGTAAACATCACTATTTTTCGTACAGGTTCTGGAAAAAGCTCTAAAGGTGCTATCAAACCAGATAAAAATAGATAAAACAACAACCAAAAATTTTCTAAAGCGCTAGCCCGTTCTGTCCAAAAGGCAAACATGGCAAAAGTGTACTGAATTGTAAACCGCAAAGCAAAAGCTAGTACCGCCGCCAATATAAACAGCAAAAATCTACTCAAACTTGGTACCCAAAAAGCTTGTGGATAAAGAATAAAAAATAATCCCACTAATAGAAAAGCAAACGTTAGCCGAGCAAATCTTTCAGAAATATGAGATGCAACGTGATGCCATCCTGGGTCGAGCGGTTGTAGTAACTTGGGCGAAAGCTTGCCTTCCACTACCTCTCTTTCAAACTCCCAAATTACCCAAACAACTGTTAATTGTCTAATTATGAAAACTGTGATGAAGTAACGAGCAAAATCTACAGGTGATAGCCCAAACTGCCCCCCTTGTGCTGCCTGTATCCAGACGCCCATAAGGATAATCGGCAAAGACCCAGCCAAAACCCATAAGATTAGTTCTGCTCGATACTCAATCATATAGGCGTAGTATACTGACAGCAAAGTTAAGGCTTTTCTGATTATCCGCTTCATTTATTCACTTACCGCTACAAAAATTACCCAGAATTCTCCACAGACGCGATTAATCGCGTCTATCTTGTACAGACGCGATTAATCGCGTCTCTACACAACACCCGCCTGAAAAACTCGTCCAATCACTTCTTCCACAGGCGGTTCAGTAACTGTTAAATCAATTACCTCCAAATCTGTCAAAATCTGAGAAACGGTGCGGGTGAGCGCCTCTCTAGATACCATAAAATGCACCGATCGCCCTTCTAAGTGTTGCACATCACCATAGGTCATAAGTTTTTCTATCGGTAGAGGTTGGGCTAACTCTATATGAACTTCCCGATATGGGGCAAAACGTTCTAGTAGTCCATCTAAACTACCGTCATACATTAGCCTTCCCTCGTGAATCAACAGCACTCGTTGACACAAAGCTGTGATATCAGCCATGTAATGACTCGTCAACAGCACTGTAGCTTGATAACGCTGATTGTAGTCGCGCAAAAAATCGCGCACTGCTACCTGAGCATTTACATCTAGTCCCAGCGTTGGTTCATCTAGGAATAATACGTGGGGACGGTGCAAAAGTGCTGCTAGCAATTCTGCCTTCATCCGTTCACCCAAAGATAGTTTCCGTACTGCTTGGGTAAGTTTGCCTTCTAGGGAAAGCATCTCTGTTAGTTCTCCCACCCGCCGTTGGAACTCTTTATCAGAGATGTTGTATACAGCAGCATTAATTCTCAAAGAATCCAGTGCTGGTAAGTCCCAAATTAGCTGCTGCTTTTGCCCCATTACCAAGGTAATTTTTTGCAAAAATGCTTCTTTGCGATGAAACGGAATTTGTCCAGCAACTTTGACTGTACCGCTAGAGGGATGAATCAGCCCCGTGAGCATTTTGAGTGTGGTAGTTTTACCAGCACCATTTGGGCCCAAAAACCCCACTACCTCACCAGGGGCAATTTCAAAGGAAACATCCTGAACTGCTTTAATTGTGCGGTAGGTGCGGCGAAAAAAGTGGTTGATTGTACCTTTAATACCCGGACTTTTAACTGCTACTGGATAAGATTTAGTCAGGTTTTCAGCAATGATGATTGACATATTTTTTATATTAGAAATTAAATTTTAGATTTTAGACTTCGGCATGAGCGCTCAGTCAAAGGCTTTTTCCTTCAACCCAAAATCCAAAATTCAAAATCTAAAATGGTTTTACCGTAAACGTCCCGATCGCAATGTACTAATAATTAACCACAAACCCAATAAACTAGCGACTGCAAACAGGGTGGTGCTTAAAAAAGATAACTGTGTTGTCTGCGCTCTGGTGGAAATAATTGCTGCACCCATAATCAGTGAACCCACTAGTATACTAAAAGATAGTCGGTTCGCTGCATCGTCCATAGTGCGCCGCACGCCATCTAAACCCCGCAGCGATAAATTCCACTGTAAGGTTTCCGAGGTAACTCGGTCTAATAACAGTTCTATTTGGCGGGGAGATTGGAGAGACAGACTTTTAATATCTAAGGCTGTCCGTAATAGCGATCGCACTGGATTATCGCCTAGTAATTGCCGACGAAACAAGTCTGTAATTAATGGTTTTACTTCATCAAAAAAGTTAAGCTCCGGGTTGAATGTCCGCGCTACACCCTCTAAATTCGCTAGGGTTTTCGCATACAAACCCATATTGCTAGGTAATCTAATTTTATTGTTGCGGGCAACTTGTAAAACTTCATAAATTATCTGACTGAAGTTTATTTCTGTGAGGCTGACATTGTGATATTTTCGCAACATGCGATCGTAATCATTTTCTAACCGCGACAAAATTACTGGTTGAGCAGAATCTGAGAGTTGCAAAGTTAATTGAGCGCACCTTTGAGCATCTAAATCAACGATCGCTAACAACATTTCTGTTAATATCTGCTGTGTACGGGGATCAAGTCTTCCTACCATCCCACAGTCTAAGAGGGCAACACGACCATCTTTGAGATAAAACAAGTTCCCCGGATGGGGATCAGCGTGAAAAAAGCCATCAATATATAGTTGCTGGAAAAATACCCGAAATAACAAAGTAGTTATTTCTTTACGCTTGAGGGCAGAGTCTTTAACGTTAGGGTCACTATCCAAATCTGCCGCCAGGAAAGGTACTCCATCGAGCCATTCCATCACCAGTAATTTTGCTGTGGTCAATTCCCAGTTAATTTCCGCAACCACTATTTGCGTGGGATCATACCAGCGACTTTTAGATAAATTGCGTCGCAGTTGGTCTGTAAAACCCGCTTCT from Nostoc commune NIES-4072 includes:
- a CDS encoding ABC transporter permease codes for the protein MKRIIRKALTLLSVYYAYMIEYRAELILWVLAGSLPIILMGVWIQAAQGGQFGLSPVDFARYFITVFIIRQLTVVWVIWEFEREVVEGKLSPKLLQPLDPGWHHVASHISERFARLTFAFLLVGLFFILYPQAFWVPSLSRFLLFILAAVLAFALRFTIQYTFAMFAFWTERASALENFWLLFYLFLSGLIAPLELFPEPVRKIVMFTPFPYLIDFPASLLVGLPVDIGRGFGSMVGWILVFLGANRFLWRAGLKRYSGMGA
- a CDS encoding ABC transporter ATP-binding protein, with amino-acid sequence MSIIIAENLTKSYPVAVKSPGIKGTINHFFRRTYRTIKAVQDVSFEIAPGEVVGFLGPNGAGKTTTLKMLTGLIHPSSGTVKVAGQIPFHRKEAFLQKITLVMGQKQQLIWDLPALDSLRINAAVYNISDKEFQRRVGELTEMLSLEGKLTQAVRKLSLGERMKAELLAALLHRPHVLFLDEPTLGLDVNAQVAVRDFLRDYNQRYQATVLLTSHYMADITALCQRVLLIHEGRLMYDGSLDGLLERFAPYREVHIELAQPLPIEKLMTYGDVQHLEGRSVHFMVSREALTRTVSQILTDLEVIDLTVTEPPVEEVIGRVFQAGVV
- a CDS encoding ABC1 kinase family protein, translating into MFLTQTVPRQREILEVFLRNGWDYMRRLLTGGKADEPQLPTPAVLKNILVDLGPVYVKLGQLMSTRPDLLNAGYIEELSTLQDEVPPVPWSQIEIILRKELKLPLAETFSTVNPIPVAAGSIAQTHRATLIDGREVALKVQRPGIDLTIAQDIALIQGIADLVARTEFGQTYEIKSIAEEFTKALEAELDFTREAGFTDQLRRNLSKSRWYDPTQIVVAEINWELTTAKLLVMEWLDGVPFLAADLDSDPNVKDSALKRKEITTLLFRVFFQQLYIDGFFHADPHPGNLFYLKDGRVALLDCGMVGRLDPRTQQILTEMLLAIVDLDAQRCAQLTLQLSDSAQPVILSRLENDYDRMLRKYHNVSLTEINFSQIIYEVLQVARNNKIRLPSNMGLYAKTLANLEGVARTFNPELNFFDEVKPLITDLFRRQLLGDNPVRSLLRTALDIKSLSLQSPRQIELLLDRVTSETLQWNLSLRGLDGVRRTMDDAANRLSFSILVGSLIMGAAIISTRAQTTQLSFLSTTLFAVASLLGLWLIISTLRSGRLR